DNA sequence from the Sinomonas terrae genome:
CCGCCGCAGCCCGACAGCAAGAGGCAGGCCGCGGCCATCAAAACGACGACCGCGGCCCAGCCCCTTCTCATTGAGAGCTCTCAGCGCTTGAGATCGAATCGATCCAGAGTCATCACCTTGTCCCAAGCGCGCACGAAGTCGTGAACGAACTTCTCCTGCGCGTCATCGCACGCGTAGACCTCCGCGGTCGCGCGCAGCTGGGAATTCGCGCCGAAGACGAGGTCGACGGCGGTCGCCGTCCACTTCCGCTCCCCGGTCCCTCGGTCCCGGCCCTCGAACACGTTCTCCTCCGTCTCGGACGCCTTCCACTCCGTCCGCATATCGAGCAGGTTCCTGAAGAAGTCGTTCGTCAGAACCTCCGGACGCTCCGTGAACACCCCATGCTCGGACTGGCCGAAATTAGCCTTGAGCGCACGCATGCCGCCGACGAGGACCGTCATCTCGGGCGCGGTGAGGTTCAGCATGAACGCCTTGTCCACGAGCATGGTCTCCGGCGGCAGCTTCTGGCCGGCCCGGAGATAGTTGCGGAAGCCATCGGCCTTCGGCTCGAGCACGGCGAACGAGTCCACATCCGTCAGCTCCTGCGACGCGTCAGTCCTGCCTGGCGCGAACGGGACGGTGACCTCGACGCCGGCGTTCCGCGCCGCCTGCTCGACGGCCGCGCACCCCGCAAGCACAATCACGTCAGCGAGCGAGACCTTCTTCCCACCGGACTGCGACTCGTTGAAATCCTGCTGGATCCGCTCGAGCGTCTGCAGGACCTTCGCCAGCTCGGCAGGCTGGTTGACCTCCCAGTCCTTCTGCGGTGCGAGGCGAATGCGCGCGCCGTTGGCGCCGCCGCGCTTGTCCGTGCCACGGAAGCTAGACGCCGACGCCCAAGCCGTCGAGACCAACTGCGAAACGGACAGTCCTGAATCCAGGATCTTGGCCTTGAGGGCGGCGACGTCCTCTGCGTCGATCAGCTCGTGGTCGACGGCGGGAACCGGGTCCTGCCAGAGCTGCGGCTCCGGGACCCACGGGCCGAGGTAACGGGTGACGGGCCCCATGTCGCGATGGAGCAGCTTGTACCAGGCCTTCGCGAACGCGTCCGCGAGTTCATCGGGGTTCTCGTAGTAGTGCTTCGAAATCGGCCCGTAGATCGGGTCTTCCCGAAGGGCGAGGTCCGTGGTGAGCATCATCGGCGCGTGGCGCTTCGAGGGATCGTGGGCGTCGGGAACGGTGTTCTGGGCCTCCGGATTCGTGGGCTTGAACTGCTTCGCGCCCGCCGGGCTCTCGGTCACCTCCCAGTCGTACCGCATCAAATTCTCGTAGAAGCCGTTGTCCCACTTGGTGGGCTCGTTGGTCCACGCTCCCTCGAGCCCGCTCGTGAGGGTGTACTGGCCGTTCCCGGTACCGACGAAGTTCTTCCAGCCCAGACCCATCTGCTCGAGGGGCGCGGCCTCGGGTTCGGGGCCGAGGTTCTCGGGCTTGACTGCGCCGTGGGTCTTGCCGAACGTGTGGCCGCCAGCGATGAGCGCGACCGTCTCCTCGTCATTCATCGCCATGCGGCGGAACGTCTCGCGGACATCGTGAGCCGCACCCAGCGGATCCGGATTGCCTTGCGGACCCTCCGGATTCACATAGATGAGGCCCATCTGCACTGCGCCGAAAGGACTCTCGAAATCGCCGGGAGCTGTGTAACGCTCGTCGCCCAGCCACGTGTCCTCGGGACCCCAGAAGACCTCTTCTGGCTCCCAGATGTCCTCCCGGCCGAAGCCGAATCCGAACGTCTTGAAGCCCATGGATTCCATCGCGACGTTGCCGGCGTAGACGATGAGATCCGCCATGGAGATCTTGCGGCCGTACTTCTGCTTGATCGGCCACAGGAGGCGGCGTGCCTTGTCGAGACTCGCGTTGTCGGGCCAACTGTTGAGCGGCGCGAAACGCTGAGCTCCACTGCCGCCTCCCCCACGGCCGTCCTCGATCCGGTACGTCCCGGCCGAGTGCCACGACATGCGGATGAAGAACGGGCCGTAATGGCCGTAGTCCGCGGGCCACCAGTCCTGCGAGGTAGTCATGAGTTCGATGAGGTCCCGCCGCAGCGCCTCGAGGTCAAGGGTCTTGAACTCCTCGGCGTAGTTGTAGTCCTGGCCCATCGGGTTGGACTTCGGCGAGTGCTGATGCAGGACCTGGAGGTTGGGCTGATTCGGCCACCAGTCCTGAATTGTCCGGGGCCGGCTCGCCTTCGGAGTCGGAGTCGGGATGACCGGGTTTTCGCTTTCGCTGCCACTCTCAGACACGGCTGGGTTCTCCTATCCCGTATTCGCTTCCGATCACTGACGGTCTTGGGCTTGAGGTCTTGGGCTTGAGGTCTTGGGCCGGGTGCAGGCTCGGCAGGGGCGCCCGAACTCCACTGCGCTCGGCACCCTTCGGAGTATTGAACACTCTGAGGAATCAGTAAAGGTCCGACGGCGAGTCCCCCGGTCCCGCTTGGGCACTTCCCTTGGGTGCGCACCGCGGAAGGCGCGTTCGACGACGGCGGTCGCGGCGCGCCGTCGTCCGGGTGTACTCCCGGAGGGGCAAGGCGGAATGATGGGCTAATGAGCGACGAGACGGAAATGGTCCAACGCGGCATCGGGATCCTGACGGCGACCCTCTCGTGGGAACCCGACGACCCGGCGGCGACGAAGATGTTCAAGGAATCGCTGAAGTCGCTCGTCCGGCTCGACGAGGGGGTGTCGGTTTCCTTCACTGGCGGCAGCGAAGAGCAGATCGAAGCCCTCCGCGACGTCCTCCCGCAAATCGTCGCGGGCGTCATCGAAGCCCTCGCGCCCGACTACACGCGCCTCGTGCTCGGCATGGCCGCCGGTTTCAAGACGGTTGCCGACGCGTACCGGAGAGACGTCCCGGAGGCCGACATCGGAAGGATCCTCCAGGCCGCCGCGCTGCATTTGGCGGAGGAGGAGTAGGCCGCCGTCAAAGGTCGCTTTGGCTTGCGCGGTCGAGGAGGTCTTGGAACATCCAGCGTCGGACGAGGATGGTGTCCGCGATCGCATCTACGGCGACCACGGACCAGAAGACCCAAAGTGGGACCTCCGTGATCGTCACCAAGGTCAGCACAGCAAGAAGCGATGCGGCCGTGACGTAGCTGTAGATCCTCCGCGGGCGCGTCGCGCTTCTGGCTTCGGCCCACTCTCGGGTTATGTGCAAGAAAATCACTGACGGCTCCCGGGGCGGCTTCTTGATTTCTTCAAGCCTGTCCCCAGAAATCCACCGTCCGTGGAGCGGGCGTTGATCTAGGTGCACTATTCGTGGACCCGGGGGCTGTTGCCGCATTTAGCCCGGGCGTGGCGGGCTGTTTGAGCCGGCCGTTTTCTCAACCGTCCCTCAGAGGCACGGGCGTCCCTCAGAGGCATAACCGTCCCGCGTGCCAGACGGCCAAGCCGCCGAGGGACGGCCATGCCTTCGCCAGACGGCCAAGTGAGGGCGAGCGGCGTGAGACCAAGAGCAAGAGCCAGCAGAGCACAGAGTCTCGAATCCTTCGGGTCATTCTCGTCTGGAGACGGCACCGCTGATTGGATTGATTCTGTGGGCGTATCTCGGCCGGCGGGAGCTCTCCTAATCCACCTCTCTACCAGCCGCCGCCTTCTTCGGCGGAAACGGCACCGTGAGATTCGCCCCGCTGGCGCTGGCGGTTCGGGTTCCAGGCCAGCCACTTCCGTTCCACGGCCTGCTCCATATCGATCCCGAAATGGTGACCAATCAGCAGGGCCTGAGCGAGGACGTCAGCGAGCTCCGCTTCCAGGCTGGCCTCCAGGTCCGAATCAGACTGGCCCTTGACACGAGCCTGCCCCGTCTTCATGAGAAACGCTTGGGTCAGCTCTCCAACCTCCTCGTGGAGCTTGAGCACAAGCCACTCGGGCGAGCGCTCGATCCCATGACGCGAGGCATAGATCCGGGATACGGCCTCGACTTCGCTGGCAAGCTGCTCCAAGTTCATTCGGTAAACCCTAGACCCAAGCCCTTTCAGGAACAGAGCGGTGACATGGTTTCAACCGACCTTCTGCCACGCCTGGCAGCCGTCTGTACGGAACACCTGACCGTCCGTCAGAGTGGCGGTGGCCGCCCCTTGGGAAATGTTGTTGTCGATGATCGACGAACTGGCGTCAGTACCAGAGCGCCATTCGTAATAGCAGCCGGCTCCATTGCTGCCGTCGGGACCCGTCGTGTGATAGGTGCCCGCCTTCACGTCCTTGCCGACCACATATTCGCCCGCCGTGATCTGGTTTGCCACGATCACTGTCTGAGCTGACTGCACGGCCGCCTCCTGAGACGCCACCGCCGACTCACGATCTTGGAGCGTCGCTGCCTCTGACGCCAGGTCAGCACTCTGAGCGGCGTAAGCCGAGAGCTGCGACTGGAGATCGCTGATACTTGCCTCGTCACTCGCCATGGCGGCTGACTGCGAGGAACTGTTGCCCTTCAGGGCAAGGTAGGCCTTGCTCGTTGTGGGGTCCGGCTGAGCGGCAACACCGATCAGGGCACCGATGATTCCGCCCGCCACGAGGGCCGCTCCAATCGCGATCCCGAGGCGCCGCGATATCCGTCGGGGCTGCTTTAGGCTCTTCGCCCGGCCGGGCACATGACCAGGCATGGGCGGCAGAATCGGGATCACCCGTTGAGGCCGAACAGGACCATCAGCTGGCTCAGGGACAACCTGCTCGGACCGATCTTCCGCCGCACTCTGCGCCTCAGCGTCCGCTTCCTGCGGCTGGTTCTCGGCAAGAACTGGATCGTGAAGAATCGCGTCGGCCGGAACGCCCGGCTCCGCCTCCGGCTGCGGCGACACAGCCTCAATCGGCTGGGCCTCGTCCGCAGTCTCGGACGGCTGTTCTATCTTGAGCTCGGTCATGGCCGGACCCCTTCCCCATGTGAAATGAACCTACTGGCCGTCCGGTATTCCCGATTTGGACGGACCCCAAGGTACGTTCACGGCCCCGACCATCCTGCCAATTGGACATGTAAAAGGCAAGATTACTCTATGGCGAGGTACGGGCGCCGTCGCCAATGGACAAATGGCTGGCAGCGGTGCGTCCGAGACTGCTCGAACGCACGCCCCCTCGGCGCCGCGGCGGTGAAAATAGGGCATGGCATCTGCTGATCACTCTGATGCACCCAACTTCTGCTGCCCCCTCCCCTTCGTCGCACCGCCGGGGACCGGCTGCCCGTCCATTTACGGCCTCGATCTGGGAGATGGGGCCCAGTCGGTCGTCCTCCGCGCTGGCGGAAAGCTCAACAAGAAGGCAACGTTCAAACGGCTTTCGGTCGCTCTCGCGCTGCTGGCCATTTTCCAGTCGGAGGGCTTGATCGAATCCGTCTCCGACGAGAGCGAAGAGTTGCACTGGATCCCGTCCGAGCGCGATTACGAGGAACCCAAGTATTCGGCGCGAGTCGAGGCTGTGATCCGCCAACTCGAGCAGGCCAACGGCCCCTATCAGGTCCAGGCCTGCTTCACGTTTTCGCGGGCGCTTGCCCTGACGCCCGACCCCGAAAGCGCGATCATCGAGTTCTTCAAGCTCATGGAGTTGTGGGTGAAGCACGTCGCGTGGTCGGGAATGCTGGATCCCCATGCCACGAAGAACGTGCTGGTGGACAAGATCCTCTTCTCGAAACGAGTCAAGGAAGACCTGAAACAACGGAGAATCCTCGACCCGGAAACGGTCGACCTGATCTACAAGATGAAGGAGATTCGGAACAAATTCGTCGGACACGGCGGAATGCGACCCCCGCTCGGAGCATTGTTCGGCGACCCCGAGGACTACCGGCAGCTCTTCGACGAGTCCCAGCTCAGGTACGACCCCGAGCTGCAATACGGCAGTGGTCTTTTCGAATCGCTCCTGAGCGACGCAATGCTCACGGGCAGCTTCCTGTTTTCGAAGATGCAGGGCATCGAACCGCTCGTCTGTGTCAGACCCGGCAGGTGGGCCTCAAGCAGCAAACACGCACGGGATGTACTCACCAAAGCCGGGGCGGTGTGGATCGCTCCGGACCCAAACGACTTCCGACCCGCCTAGGCCTCACACGCCGTCGAACGTCACCACCTGCCGGATCACCTGACCCGAGGCCAGCGCGTCCATCCCTTCGTTGATCTCCTCGAGGGCGATCTCGCGCGAGACGAGCCGCTCTAGGGGCAACCGGCCCTCGCGCCAGAGCCGCTCGAACACGGGAATGTCGCGCTTCGGCACGGCCGAGCCGAGGTAGCTCCCGACGATCGTCTGGGCCCGCGAGGTCAGCTGCAGCGGTTCGATCGACGCCGTCGCACCAGGCGCCGGCAGGCCGATCGTCACGAGGGTCGCGCCCAGGCCAAGCAGGCGGAACGCCGTCTCGAAGGCCCGCGGATGCCCCACAGCCTCCAACACGACATCCGCCTCGACACCACGCTCGACCGCCTCGGCGGGAGTCCACGCCTCCGACGCTCCCCACTCACGCGCCGTCGTCAGCTTGGACTCCTGCGCTTCAACGGCGACGACCCGACAACCAGTCGCGACCGCCGTCAGCAGCCCGGCCATGCCCACTCCCCCGAGGCCGACGACGGCGACACTCGTCTCCGCGGTGATCCTCCCCGCGTTCAGCAGTGCCCCTCCGCCGGTGAGCACGGCGCAGCCAAGCAAGGCGGCGACGGTGGGCGGGACGTCGTCGCCCACGGGAACGACGGAACGCTCGTCGACGACGGCATGCGTCGCAAAGCCGGAGACGCCAAGGTGGTGCGCGACGGGCTCGCCGCCCCTTGTGAGGTGCCGAGTTCCGGTGAGAAGGGTCCCGGCACCGTTGGAAGCGCTGCCCGCCGAACACGGAAGCCGCCCCTCCGTCCGGCACGCAGCGCATTCTCCGCACCGCGGCAGGAACGTCATCACCACGCGCTGGCCCACCCGCACGGACCCGACGCCGGGCCCGACCTCCTCGACCATCCCCGCCGCCTCGTGTCCCAGCAGCATGGGCAGCGGTCGAGGCCGCGAGCCGTTCACCACGGACAGATCCGAATGGCACAGCCCCGCCGCCTCGATCCGGACCAGAAGCTCGCCGGGACCAGGCCCAGCGAGCTCAAGCTGGTCGATCGTGATGGGGCGGCTCTCGGCGTAAGGAGGCTCGGCGCCCATGACGTTCAGGACGGCACCGCGGATGCTGCGGGCGCTAGAGCTGGTGGGCACTTCGATCACTCCTTCGCGAGGGTCGCAGGCGCTTCCCCAGAATTTCCGCGGACTTAGCAAGCACGATACCGCCGTCAACAAGAACGGCTTGGCCAGACAGTGCGCGACGCCATCACCTTTGGCAGACTCGAAGGGGTGATGCATCCGACTGATTACTTCGGACAGCTGTTCGCCGCCGCCTTCGATGTCCTCAAGACATATCGCCCGCGACGGCCCATCCACCCCCAGGGGGTCCTCTTCAAGGGGTCGCTTGAACGGATAGGCGGCGGTGCGGCGTCGGGCATTGATTTCCTTGACACGACCGGCACCAACGCCGTCACCGCCAGGCTTTCGCGTTCCCTCGGCGTCCCGATTTCATGGCCGGACATCATCGGCCTCGCCATCCGCGTGCACACGGACGACGGCGACGCGGACGTCTTGCTCGCCTCAACCGGTTGGCGCGTTCCGGACCGATTCGCGCTGACGTGCCATCGGACGGCTGGTGCCGCGCGGCTCTCCTCGCTCATGCCATACCGCGGCAGGAAGGGCGCGGTGTTGATCGGCGCGAAGACGACGAGCGCAGACCCCGGCGCGCCCGGCCGCGTCCGGCCGGACGCCCTGTGGGAACTCGACCTGTTCTGGGCCAAGCCGACCGGGCCGTGGCGGAGGTTCGGCTTGCTGAGCCTCACCCCGGACCTCGATGCGGAAGGCCGGGTCCAGGACACCGCCCTCCGCTTTGATCCGCTCCTCAATGTCCTGCCGACGGCCGGCACGTACGAATGGACACGCCGGCTTCGCGAGCACTCCTACAGGCTCGCGCGGTCCTGATCGCCGTCGGCATTGAACGAGAGGATCACCGAGGCCATGTCCTCGGAGCCGTGGCCGCCGTCGACAGCGTCCCGGAACTGTGCGGCGAGCGCCTCCATGATCTCGGATCGGGTCCCCGCGTGGTCCATCGCCTCAGCGATGAGCTGCGCGTCCTTGGCCGCACCGGTCAGCGGGAACGACGGCGGGAACTCGCCAGCGATCATCGCCTTGCCCTTCAGCTGGGCGTAGGCGCAATCGGTGACCCCGCCGGAGATCGTGTCGAGGTACAGCTGCGGATCGAGGCCGAAACGCTTCGTGAGGTCGATTGCCTGCGCGGTCGCTCCGACGATCGAGAGCACCCACGAGTTGGCGACGAGCTTGAGCTTGTGCCCGTCGTCCGGCAGTTCGCCGACCCAGACGGTCTTCGAACCGATCGCGTCGAAGACCGGTTGGACCCTCTCACGCAGATCCTCGGGGGCGGCCGCGAGCACAAGCAGCTTCCCCTCCTCGGCGGGCTGCTTCGTCCCGAGGACGGGCGCGTCCACGAACGCGACGCCCTGGTGCCCGGCGCGCTCGGCCAACCTCGTCACGCCGGCGAGGCCCACGGTGCTGCTCTGGATCCACACGGCGTCCTCCCGCATCGCGGGCAGCGCCTCCTCCATGACGCCTTCCACGGCATCTGCATCGAAGAGCATCGTGAGGACGACGTCGGCCTCCGAGACCGCGTCTTTCGGGTCGCCTGCAATCTTCGCGCCCGCCTCGGCGAGCGGCTCAGCCTTCTCGCGGTGACGGTTCCAGACGGTGACATCGAACCCCGCCTCGATCAGGTTCTTCGCGATCCCGCTGCCCATGATTCCCGTTCCAAGGACTGCCACTGACGTGCTCATTGCGCCTCCAGGTCTCGTTTCTTCCACCCGAGTCGATACCCAGTTGCTTGCCCCGGCAACCGGGCGTTGGAAGGATGGGCGCGTGGCATTCGACGAAGAGCTCGCCAGCAGGATCCGCGGCGCCCTCATGGGCCAGGCCGAGTTCACCGAGAAAAAGATGTTCGGCGGCCTCGCCTTCCTGATCGGCGGCAACATGGCCGTCAGCGCGAGCGGCCACGGCGGGATGCTCCTCCGCGCGGATCCCGCGGCGAGCGACGAGCTCTGCTCTCATCCCGGCATCGAACTCGCCGTCATGCGCGGCCGGCCAATGGACGGCTGGCTGCGGGTTTCTCCTGAGGCCATCGCCTCGGACGAGGACCTGCAGCGGTGGGTCCGGATCGGCGTCGACTATGCGGGGTCGCTGCCGGCGAAGTAAATCCGGGACAGAAAGAGCGCCGGCAACGAAGGCCAGCGCTCTTTCTGCACGCTCAGCTATTCGCAGGCAACGCCGTCATTGTCGCGGTCAAGAGCCGGGCGATATCCCGGCTGTCCGCGATAAATGGGAGCGGCGCCCGCAGCCCGCGCAGCAGTGCAATTGGCGTAGTACACGCTCGAGGGAGCCTGTTGCTGGGCCGCTTGCTGCTGGGCCGCCTGCTGGGCCGCTTGCTGCTGGGCCGCCTGTTGAGCGGCCGCTTGCTGGGCGGCCTGTTGCTGGGCTGCTTCTTGGGCAGCCTGCTGCTGGGCCGCTTGCTGGGCGGCCTGCTGCTGGGCCGCCTGCTGGGCGGCATCGGCATCGGCTTTCTTCTTCGCCTCCAACGCATCGGCCGCAGCCTTGGCCATCCACACATCCTTCCCCGCCGAGACTTCCTCACATGTCAGATCGGTTCCAACGAGGGTGTAACGGCTTCCGACTGTGACGCACGAATCACCATCGGCATACAGAGCGACGACTACAGTCTTCGTCGACGTCGGGCAGGGGTCTGCCGCCGTCGTTGACTGAACGATCGAACCAGCCGCGGCAGCGTCTGCTGCTGAACTCGCTTTCACTGTCACCGTCGCAGTCGGAGCCGGTGAAGCACAGGTCACCGTCGCACTCGGTGACGCTGTGGCTGTGGCTGAAGAGGTACCTTCAGCCGCGGCGCTGCTCGCTGCCGTGGGCGTGCTGCAACCAGCGCCGACCAGAACAGTTCCTGCTGCGAGAAGCACGAAAGCGGCCCGAACCGGACCTGAGCGAGCGCCTCGAAAAACGACAGAGCTGTCCCCCATAAGTTTCCCCTCCCCACAAGCCTCCGCAGAGGCGCGAATTTATCCAACGAAAGGAAATTTACTCTTTAATCGCCCTTCAGATAATGCATTTGACACTCTCAGTTCAACGAATAACTTGTCACGAGGTATCCACAGCGGGACAGTCAACCTTCGGAACCTTCACAAATTTGTGAAACAAGTGCATACTGAGCGCATGGACACCGTCATCCAGACGACCGACCTCCACAAGAGCTTCGGCCGCGTCAAGGCGCTCGACGGCCTCGATCTTGAGGTCCACGCGGGCGAAATCCACGGCTTCCTCGGCCCCAACGGTGCCGGGAAGTCCACGACGCTGCGCATCCTCCTAGGGCTTGCGAGGACGTCGTCCGGCAGCGCAAGCGTCCTCGGGAAGGACCCGTGGAGCGACGCCGTCGAACTCCACCGCCGCGTGGCGAGCGTCCCCGGCGACGTCAGCATCTGGCCCAACCTCTCCGGGGGTGAGGCAATCGACCTCATCTCGAGGCTTCGGGGCGGGGTGGACGACGCCGCCTACCGCGAGCGCAAGCAGCACCTCTGCGAGCTCTTCGACTTCGACCCGAGCAAGAAGGGCCGCGCCTACTCGAAGGGCAATCGGCAGAAGGTCGCACTCATCGCAGCCCTCGTCACGCCCGCCGAGGTCTACCTCCTCGACGAGCCCACAAGCGGCCTCGACCCGCTCATGGAGGCCGTCTTCACGCGGGAGGTCCGCCGCCTCTCGCGCGAGAACGGAGCGACCGTCCTGCTCTCGAGCCACATCCTGTCCGAGGTCGAGCAGCTGGCCGACCGTGTGAGCATCATCCGTTCGGGCCGAATCGTGGACGGCGGCACCCTCGACTCCCTGCGCCACCTCACCCGCACGGAGATCTCGTTCTCCCAGGACAGCGTGGACACCACCGCTCTCGCCGCCCTCGCCCAGATCCACGACCTCACCGTCGCCGACGGCCGCATCAAGTTCGGCGCCGACTCCCACCGCGTCCACGAGGTCCTCCCCCTCCTCGGGAGCCTCGGCGTCCAGGGCCTGATCGTCGCCCCGCCGTCGCTCGAGGAACTGTTCCTCCGCCACTACGGCGATCAGGTCACCCCCACGACTCCGGAGCCGACGCACGACGGCGCGTCGCACCGCCGTCGTCATCGCACCGTGGCGAAGACGGGAGCCTGAGATGTCCACGGTCT
Encoded proteins:
- the katG gene encoding catalase/peroxidase HPI, with protein sequence MSESGSESENPVIPTPTPKASRPRTIQDWWPNQPNLQVLHQHSPKSNPMGQDYNYAEEFKTLDLEALRRDLIELMTTSQDWWPADYGHYGPFFIRMSWHSAGTYRIEDGRGGGGSGAQRFAPLNSWPDNASLDKARRLLWPIKQKYGRKISMADLIVYAGNVAMESMGFKTFGFGFGREDIWEPEEVFWGPEDTWLGDERYTAPGDFESPFGAVQMGLIYVNPEGPQGNPDPLGAAHDVRETFRRMAMNDEETVALIAGGHTFGKTHGAVKPENLGPEPEAAPLEQMGLGWKNFVGTGNGQYTLTSGLEGAWTNEPTKWDNGFYENLMRYDWEVTESPAGAKQFKPTNPEAQNTVPDAHDPSKRHAPMMLTTDLALREDPIYGPISKHYYENPDELADAFAKAWYKLLHRDMGPVTRYLGPWVPEPQLWQDPVPAVDHELIDAEDVAALKAKILDSGLSVSQLVSTAWASASSFRGTDKRGGANGARIRLAPQKDWEVNQPAELAKVLQTLERIQQDFNESQSGGKKVSLADVIVLAGCAAVEQAARNAGVEVTVPFAPGRTDASQELTDVDSFAVLEPKADGFRNYLRAGQKLPPETMLVDKAFMLNLTAPEMTVLVGGMRALKANFGQSEHGVFTERPEVLTNDFFRNLLDMRTEWKASETEENVFEGRDRGTGERKWTATAVDLVFGANSQLRATAEVYACDDAQEKFVHDFVRAWDKVMTLDRFDLKR
- a CDS encoding MazG nucleotide pyrophosphohydrolase domain-containing protein, with product MNLEQLASEVEAVSRIYASRHGIERSPEWLVLKLHEEVGELTQAFLMKTGQARVKGQSDSDLEASLEAELADVLAQALLIGHHFGIDMEQAVERKWLAWNPNRQRQRGESHGAVSAEEGGGW
- a CDS encoding alcohol dehydrogenase catalytic domain-containing protein, which produces MGAEPPYAESRPITIDQLELAGPGPGELLVRIEAAGLCHSDLSVVNGSRPRPLPMLLGHEAAGMVEEVGPGVGSVRVGQRVVMTFLPRCGECAACRTEGRLPCSAGSASNGAGTLLTGTRHLTRGGEPVAHHLGVSGFATHAVVDERSVVPVGDDVPPTVAALLGCAVLTGGGALLNAGRITAETSVAVVGLGGVGMAGLLTAVATGCRVVAVEAQESKLTTAREWGASEAWTPAEAVERGVEADVVLEAVGHPRAFETAFRLLGLGATLVTIGLPAPGATASIEPLQLTSRAQTIVGSYLGSAVPKRDIPVFERLWREGRLPLERLVSREIALEEINEGMDALASGQVIRQVVTFDGV
- a CDS encoding NAD(P)-dependent oxidoreductase, which gives rise to MLPPIRKARPPNIFFSVNSAWPMRAPRILLASSSSNATRPSFQRPVAGASNWVSTRVEETRPGGAMSTSVAVLGTGIMGSGIAKNLIEAGFDVTVWNRHREKAEPLAEAGAKIAGDPKDAVSEADVVLTMLFDADAVEGVMEEALPAMREDAVWIQSSTVGLAGVTRLAERAGHQGVAFVDAPVLGTKQPAEEGKLLVLAAAPEDLRERVQPVFDAIGSKTVWVGELPDDGHKLKLVANSWVLSIVGATAQAIDLTKRFGLDPQLYLDTISGGVTDCAYAQLKGKAMIAGEFPPSFPLTGAAKDAQLIAEAMDHAGTRSEIMEALAAQFRDAVDGGHGSEDMASVILSFNADGDQDRASL
- a CDS encoding TfoX/Sxy family protein; this encodes MAFDEELASRIRGALMGQAEFTEKKMFGGLAFLIGGNMAVSASGHGGMLLRADPAASDELCSHPGIELAVMRGRPMDGWLRVSPEAIASDEDLQRWVRIGVDYAGSLPAK
- a CDS encoding excalibur calcium-binding domain-containing protein, with product MAKAAADALEAKKKADADAAQQAAQQQAAQQAAQQQAAQEAAQQQAAQQAAAQQAAQQQAAQQAAQQQAAQQQAPSSVYYANCTAARAAGAAPIYRGQPGYRPALDRDNDGVACE
- a CDS encoding ABC transporter ATP-binding protein; protein product: MDTVIQTTDLHKSFGRVKALDGLDLEVHAGEIHGFLGPNGAGKSTTLRILLGLARTSSGSASVLGKDPWSDAVELHRRVASVPGDVSIWPNLSGGEAIDLISRLRGGVDDAAYRERKQHLCELFDFDPSKKGRAYSKGNRQKVALIAALVTPAEVYLLDEPTSGLDPLMEAVFTREVRRLSRENGATVLLSSHILSEVEQLADRVSIIRSGRIVDGGTLDSLRHLTRTEISFSQDSVDTTALAALAQIHDLTVADGRIKFGADSHRVHEVLPLLGSLGVQGLIVAPPSLEELFLRHYGDQVTPTTPEPTHDGASHRRRHRTVAKTGA